From Curtobacterium sp. SGAir0471, the proteins below share one genomic window:
- a CDS encoding TlyA family RNA methyltransferase, translated as MSEHDERRPVRLDALLAARGLVRSRTAATKLVQAGRVTVDGSAVVKPSAPVAPDAELVVDTEDEWVSRAARKLVRALEVFDVDPGGRVVLDVGASTGGFTQVLLHHGAARVVALDVGHGQLDPVIAIDERVRVVEGCNARDLTADTYAALDDEASRTSLVVGDLSFISLRIVLPVLAEAVPADEFVLLVKPQFEVGRGGVREGIVRDAGLRNDALMNVLWSAWDAGLGTVGLDASPIVGTHGNHEYLAHFQRGVGGDPAGWGNPTAWIGRATELTEGAA; from the coding sequence GTGTCTGAGCACGACGAGCGCCGCCCGGTCCGGCTGGACGCACTGCTCGCCGCCCGTGGGCTCGTGCGCTCTCGGACCGCCGCGACGAAGCTGGTCCAGGCCGGACGGGTGACGGTGGACGGGTCGGCCGTCGTGAAGCCCTCGGCTCCGGTCGCCCCGGACGCCGAACTCGTCGTGGACACCGAGGACGAGTGGGTGTCACGCGCGGCGCGGAAGCTCGTCCGTGCCCTCGAGGTCTTCGACGTCGACCCGGGCGGGCGTGTGGTGCTCGACGTGGGCGCCAGCACCGGCGGGTTCACACAGGTGCTGCTCCACCACGGGGCCGCCCGCGTGGTCGCGCTGGACGTCGGCCACGGACAGCTCGACCCGGTGATCGCGATCGACGAGCGTGTGCGCGTGGTCGAGGGCTGCAACGCCCGTGACCTCACCGCCGACACCTACGCGGCCCTCGACGACGAGGCGTCCCGCACGAGCCTGGTCGTGGGCGACCTGTCCTTCATCTCGCTGCGCATCGTCCTGCCCGTGCTGGCCGAGGCGGTGCCCGCCGACGAGTTCGTGCTGCTCGTGAAGCCGCAGTTCGAGGTCGGCCGCGGCGGTGTGCGCGAGGGCATCGTGCGCGACGCCGGACTGCGGAACGACGCGCTGATGAACGTGCTGTGGTCGGCGTGGGACGCGGGACTCGGCACCGTCGGTCTCGACGCCTCGCCGATCGTCGGGACGCACGGCAACCACGAGTACCTCGCGCACTTCCAGCGTGGTGTCGGGGGTGATCCGGCAGGATGGGGGAACCCGACAGCGTGGATCGGTCGGGCCACCGAACTCACCGAAGGGGCTGCATGA
- a CDS encoding HAD-IIA family hydrolase: MDVVLTDLDGVVYRGRNAIPHAVEALTRASLTARVGYITNNASRRPSDVAEHLQGYGLEVSADDVVTSSQAGVRLLETLVPAGSTVLVTGGVGLTSIVEQAGFTVTTSADDAPAAVIQGFSPDLGWTHLAEASFALADPDVPWVATNMDWSIPVERGIAPGNGTLVSAVHQAVGRMPVVAGKPERPIFDAAVARFGGEHPLFIGDRLDTDIKGANDAGIPSVLVLTGIDQAKQVLAADQRSRPTYVLQDLRGLSEPYPVTVRRQDPDGTRYVTVGDATVAMHGHVVRVLDAGTPIDLLRAGSALIWESGLAIYGLDVDPKLYGGE, translated from the coding sequence GTGGACGTCGTCCTCACCGACCTCGACGGCGTCGTGTACCGCGGGCGGAACGCGATCCCGCACGCGGTCGAAGCGCTCACCCGGGCGTCGCTGACGGCGCGCGTCGGGTACATCACGAACAACGCCTCGCGCCGGCCGTCCGACGTGGCCGAGCACCTGCAGGGCTACGGGCTCGAGGTCTCGGCCGACGACGTCGTGACCTCGTCGCAGGCGGGTGTCCGGCTGCTCGAGACGCTCGTGCCGGCCGGGTCCACCGTGCTGGTGACGGGCGGTGTCGGGCTGACGAGCATCGTCGAGCAGGCGGGCTTCACCGTGACCACGAGCGCCGACGACGCGCCGGCAGCGGTCATCCAGGGGTTCTCCCCGGACCTGGGGTGGACGCACCTGGCCGAAGCCTCGTTCGCCCTCGCCGATCCGGACGTGCCGTGGGTTGCGACGAACATGGACTGGTCGATCCCGGTCGAGCGGGGGATCGCGCCCGGCAACGGCACGCTCGTGTCCGCGGTGCACCAGGCCGTCGGTCGGATGCCGGTCGTCGCGGGCAAGCCGGAACGGCCGATCTTCGACGCGGCGGTCGCCCGGTTCGGCGGTGAGCACCCGCTGTTCATCGGTGACCGTCTCGACACGGACATCAAGGGCGCGAACGACGCGGGCATCCCCAGCGTGCTCGTGTTGACGGGCATCGACCAGGCGAAGCAGGTGCTCGCTGCGGACCAGCGCTCGCGTCCGACCTACGTGCTGCAGGACCTCCGCGGGCTGTCCGAGCCCTACCCGGTGACGGTGCGGCGGCAGGACCCGGACGGCACCCGGTACGTCACGGTCGGCGACGCCACCGTCGCGATGCACGGGCACGTCGTGCGGGTGCTCGACGCCGGCACCCCGATCGACCTGCTCCGCGCCGGATCAGCGCTCATCTGGGAGTCCGGGCTGGCCATCTACGGCCTCGACGTCGACCCGAAGCTGTACGGCGGCGAGTAG
- a CDS encoding primosomal protein, with the protein MANDDEQQRNDRDRGARREGGRWASGPRDFERREGDRARRDGGRAGRDVERGGRDDRRSFRDGDRPFADGGRRPARQGDRDGAGRPPRGDGPRGSDRPFRGGDDRRPQREGGDRRPYRDAGERRPQRDGDDRRPFRGSDDRRPQRDGDERRRFRGGEDRRPQRDGDERGPYRDRGERAPFRGGDDRRPQRDGDERRPYRDRGERAPFRGGDDRRPQRDGGERRPYRGADDRRPQRDGDERRPYRGGDDRRPQRDGDERRPYRGADDRRPQRDGDERRPYRGGDDRRPQRDGDRRSFGRGDDRPRRDDRGDRPRFGDGSRHAGARFGEAARDDWEDRDPYGTRSVRPRHDDPEIDESVSARDLDPAARAELKTLSKDNAEWVAKHLVMAALLVDEDPETANLHALSAARRAGRVAVVRETAAITAYRTGDFATALRELRTYRRISGKNDQLPMMVDCERGLGRPERALELGRSIDRAALDTAVQVELAIAMSGARLDLGNPTAALGELEIPQLDPSTAYSWSPALYSAYAATLEELGRQDEADEWWARVDRAAAALAEIADENAWETVDVVEEEVEGHDEHDAVVGDEPVAGDEHGAGALDDTDQLGGDVDPDDDLGEIDDDNPRDVDGSAAD; encoded by the coding sequence GTGGCGAACGACGACGAGCAGCAGCGCAACGACCGGGATCGCGGAGCGCGGCGCGAGGGCGGCCGCTGGGCGTCCGGACCGCGTGACTTCGAGCGTCGCGAGGGTGATCGTGCGCGCCGGGACGGTGGCCGTGCCGGCCGCGACGTCGAGCGGGGTGGCCGTGATGACCGTCGGTCCTTCCGTGACGGTGACCGGCCGTTCGCCGACGGTGGCCGTCGCCCGGCCCGGCAGGGCGATCGTGACGGTGCCGGTCGTCCGCCGCGGGGCGATGGTCCTCGTGGCAGTGATCGTCCGTTCCGTGGTGGTGACGACCGTCGTCCGCAGCGTGAGGGCGGCGACCGTCGGCCCTACCGCGACGCCGGCGAGCGTCGCCCGCAGCGCGACGGTGACGACCGTCGGCCGTTCCGTGGCAGCGACGACCGTCGTCCGCAGCGCGACGGTGACGAGCGCCGTCGGTTCCGTGGTGGTGAGGACCGTCGTCCGCAGCGTGATGGTGACGAGCGTGGTCCGTACCGCGATCGCGGTGAGCGCGCTCCGTTCCGCGGGGGCGATGACCGTCGTCCGCAGCGTGATGGTGACGAGCGTCGTCCGTACCGCGATCGCGGTGAGCGCGCTCCGTTCCGCGGGGGCGATGACCGTCGTCCGCAGCGTGATGGGGGTGAGCGTCGTCCGTACCGCGGGGCCGATGACCGTCGTCCGCAGCGCGACGGTGACGAGCGCCGTCCGTACCGCGGGGGCGATGACCGTCGTCCGCAGCGTGATGGTGACGAGCGTCGTCCGTACCGCGGGGCCGATGACCGTCGTCCGCAGCGCGACGGTGACGAGCGCCGTCCGTACCGCGGCGGTGACGACCGTCGTCCGCAGCGGGACGGCGACCGCCGATCGTTCGGCCGTGGCGACGACCGCCCCCGCCGCGACGACCGCGGCGACCGCCCTCGCTTCGGTGACGGCTCCCGGCACGCCGGTGCCCGCTTCGGCGAGGCCGCGCGGGACGACTGGGAGGACCGGGACCCGTACGGCACCCGTTCCGTCCGCCCGCGCCACGACGACCCCGAGATCGACGAGAGCGTCTCGGCGCGCGACCTGGACCCGGCCGCCCGCGCGGAGCTCAAGACGCTCAGCAAGGACAACGCGGAATGGGTCGCGAAGCACCTCGTCATGGCGGCGCTGCTCGTCGACGAGGACCCCGAGACGGCGAACCTCCACGCCCTGAGCGCCGCTCGTCGGGCCGGCCGTGTCGCCGTCGTCCGTGAGACGGCGGCGATCACCGCGTACCGCACGGGCGACTTCGCCACCGCGCTCCGTGAGCTCCGTACCTACCGTCGGATCTCCGGGAAGAACGACCAGCTGCCGATGATGGTGGACTGCGAGCGGGGCCTCGGTCGGCCCGAGCGTGCACTCGAGCTCGGACGGTCGATCGACCGCGCCGCGCTGGACACGGCGGTGCAGGTCGAACTGGCGATCGCGATGTCGGGCGCCCGGCTCGACCTGGGCAACCCGACGGCTGCTCTCGGCGAGCTCGAGATCCCGCAGCTCGACCCGAGCACGGCCTACAGCTGGTCGCCGGCCCTCTACAGTGCTTACGCGGCCACGCTCGAGGAGCTCGGCCGTCAGGACGAGGCCGACGAGTGGTGGGCGCGGGTCGACCGGGCCGCCGCCGCCCTGGCTGAGATCGCCGACGAGAACGCATGGGAGACTGTCGATGTGGTCGAGGAAGAAGTCGAAGGACACGACGAGCACGACGCCGTCGTCGGTGACGAGCCCGTCGCCGGGGACGAGCACGGAGCCGGAGCGCTCGACGACACCGACCAACTCGGCGGCGACGTCGACCCCGACGACGACCTCGGCGAGATCGACGACGACAACCCCCGCGACGTCGACGGGTCCGCAGCCGACTGA
- a CDS encoding GNAT family N-acetyltransferase → MAGRIGDLFRDEPDQWGGRGDPWLWRALRTRFADVPLPSTQGGLEALLRRAFAAEVGHAVSDLVGVGVYVERFAHGGMSSGYVSLTWWSTTGIPLLLCRAALPGALFSIRRTSEQDWLSVREIRLENAEENPVSYGADLRTTLAMTEDDWRTRARRGTGSDTTNVVAVADDGPWLGIMAAQLCGDGVPQALLTGVFVRAAARGRTHGVADALLAEVLAWAVLHAPSIHLWVDRAPAGAPARRFYARHGFRPTGRRRPAAGFPDAEIEEMTAALELPDQP, encoded by the coding sequence GTGGCTGGACGCATCGGTGACCTCTTCCGCGACGAGCCGGACCAGTGGGGTGGTCGTGGCGATCCCTGGTTGTGGCGCGCGTTGCGCACGCGATTCGCGGACGTGCCGCTCCCGAGTACCCAGGGCGGGCTAGAGGCGTTGTTGCGGAGGGCCTTCGCCGCGGAGGTCGGGCACGCGGTGTCGGACCTCGTCGGGGTCGGTGTGTACGTCGAGCGGTTCGCCCACGGTGGGATGTCGTCCGGGTACGTCTCGCTGACGTGGTGGTCGACGACGGGCATTCCGTTGCTGCTGTGTCGAGCGGCCCTCCCCGGCGCGCTGTTCTCGATCCGGAGGACATCGGAGCAGGACTGGCTATCGGTCCGGGAGATCAGACTTGAGAACGCGGAGGAGAACCCCGTGTCGTACGGGGCAGATCTGCGGACGACGCTCGCGATGACCGAGGACGACTGGCGAACCCGGGCGCGACGCGGTACCGGGAGCGACACCACCAACGTGGTGGCCGTGGCGGACGACGGTCCTTGGCTCGGGATCATGGCAGCGCAGTTGTGCGGTGATGGCGTTCCGCAGGCGCTGCTCACCGGAGTCTTCGTCCGTGCCGCGGCCCGGGGGAGGACGCACGGCGTCGCAGATGCACTCCTGGCGGAGGTCCTCGCGTGGGCGGTGCTCCACGCCCCGTCGATCCACCTCTGGGTCGACCGAGCACCGGCCGGCGCTCCTGCACGACGGTTCTACGCGCGTCACGGCTTCCGACCGACAGGACGGCGGCGCCCGGCAGCCGGATTCCCGGACGCGGAGATCGAGGAGATGACGGCCGCGCTCGAGCTTCCCGACCAGCCCTGA
- the tyrS gene encoding tyrosine--tRNA ligase: MSSATDPDVLTRQQNDPTFASVWDELRWRGLVHVSTDETALQEALDGGTVTYYCGFDPTAPSLHCGNLLQLLTMRRLQLAGHKPLALVGGSTGLIGDPRPTAERTLNTPETVAEWVSRLQAQVSRFLSPDGENGVRLVNNLDWTAPLSAIDFLRDIGKYFRVNTMLKKDAVAARLNSDAGISYTEFSYQILQGLDYRELYRQYGCTLQTGGSDQWGNLTSGTELIRRTEGVAVHALGTPLITNSDGTKFGKSEGNAIWLDAEMTSPYAFYQFWLNTADADVIARLREFTFLDRAEIGRLEQAVADEPFRREAQRTLASEVTSLVHGAAATRAAIDASAALFGNGDLAALDAATLRAAVAELPGTVSLPGDADVARALVDTGLVKSLGEARRAVDQGGVYVNNVRADDTTAQLAGLALPGGVVVLRRGKKTLAGVTLG, translated from the coding sequence GTGTCCAGCGCAACCGATCCCGATGTCCTGACACGCCAGCAGAACGACCCCACCTTCGCCTCGGTGTGGGACGAACTGCGCTGGCGCGGTCTGGTGCACGTCTCCACCGACGAGACGGCACTCCAGGAGGCCCTCGACGGCGGGACGGTCACGTACTACTGCGGGTTCGACCCGACCGCACCGTCGCTGCACTGCGGCAACCTGCTGCAGCTCCTCACGATGCGACGGCTGCAGCTCGCCGGGCACAAGCCGCTCGCGCTCGTCGGTGGCTCCACCGGGCTCATCGGCGACCCGCGACCGACCGCGGAGCGCACCCTGAACACCCCGGAGACCGTTGCCGAGTGGGTGAGCCGGCTGCAGGCGCAGGTGTCCCGGTTCCTCAGCCCCGACGGCGAGAACGGCGTCCGGCTCGTCAACAACCTCGACTGGACGGCGCCGCTGTCCGCCATCGACTTCCTGCGTGACATCGGCAAGTACTTCCGCGTGAACACGATGCTGAAGAAGGACGCCGTCGCCGCACGGCTGAACTCGGACGCGGGGATCAGCTACACGGAGTTCAGCTACCAGATCCTGCAGGGTCTCGACTACCGCGAGCTGTACCGGCAGTACGGCTGCACGCTGCAGACCGGTGGTTCCGACCAGTGGGGAAACCTGACCTCGGGCACGGAACTCATCCGGCGCACCGAGGGTGTCGCCGTGCACGCGCTCGGCACCCCGCTCATCACGAATTCGGACGGCACGAAGTTCGGCAAGAGCGAGGGCAACGCGATCTGGCTCGACGCCGAGATGACCTCGCCGTACGCCTTCTACCAGTTCTGGCTCAACACGGCGGACGCAGACGTGATCGCCCGGTTGCGGGAGTTCACGTTCCTCGACCGCGCGGAGATCGGGCGGCTCGAGCAGGCGGTGGCCGACGAGCCCTTCCGTCGCGAGGCCCAGCGCACCCTGGCGTCCGAAGTCACCTCGCTGGTGCACGGGGCGGCGGCGACCCGTGCGGCGATCGACGCGTCGGCGGCGCTGTTCGGCAACGGCGACCTGGCCGCGCTCGATGCGGCGACACTGCGTGCCGCGGTCGCCGAGCTCCCCGGGACGGTCTCGCTCCCCGGCGACGCCGACGTCGCTCGCGCCCTCGTCGACACCGGCCTCGTGAAGTCGCTCGGCGAAGCGCGCCGTGCGGTCGACCAGGGCGGTGTGTACGTGAACAACGTCCGCGCCGACGACACGACCGCGCAGCTCGCGGGCCTCGCGCTGCCCGGGGGAGTCGTCGTCCTCCGCCGCGGCAAGAAGACCCTGGCCGGCGTCACGCTCGGCTGA
- a CDS encoding DNA-3-methyladenine glycosylase produces MTDGLRALLAEPAPVCAPALLGATIAGRGVTLRITEVEAYWGPTDPGSHGHRGPTPRNRHLFGPPGTLYAYRSYGIHTCVNVVSGPAGTSSGSLLRAAEVVDGIEVARARRGPSVTDLALARGPGNLGQALGAVLGEDDGTSLLDGSGPFRLTLAPGLEARLTTAGPADVVAELLRETVAGPAGAAPVRRISVGPRTGVAGVAGGATFPWRSWSTGDPTVSAYRRHQRVVD; encoded by the coding sequence ATGACCGACGGGCTGCGTGCGCTCCTGGCCGAGCCCGCCCCGGTCTGCGCCCCGGCACTGCTCGGTGCGACGATCGCGGGGCGCGGCGTGACGCTGCGCATCACCGAGGTCGAGGCGTACTGGGGCCCGACCGACCCGGGCTCGCACGGCCACCGCGGCCCGACACCACGCAACCGGCACCTCTTCGGGCCGCCGGGAACGCTCTACGCGTACCGCTCGTACGGCATCCACACCTGCGTCAACGTGGTGAGCGGGCCGGCGGGCACCTCGTCCGGCTCGCTGCTGCGCGCCGCCGAGGTGGTCGACGGCATCGAGGTGGCCCGGGCGCGCCGCGGCCCGTCCGTCACGGACCTCGCCCTGGCCCGGGGCCCCGGCAACCTCGGGCAGGCCCTCGGCGCCGTGCTCGGCGAGGACGACGGGACCTCGCTCCTCGACGGGTCCGGACCGTTCCGGCTCACGCTCGCACCCGGCCTGGAGGCGCGGCTCACCACCGCCGGCCCGGCCGACGTGGTCGCGGAGCTGCTCCGCGAGACGGTGGCCGGTCCCGCGGGCGCGGCTCCGGTCCGGCGGATCTCCGTCGGACCGCGCACCGGCGTCGCCGGTGTCGCCGGTGGGGCGACGTTCCCCTGGCGCTCCTGGTCGACCGGTGACCCGACGGTCTCGGCGTACCGACGGCACCAGCGCGTGGTCGACTGA
- the argH gene encoding argininosuccinate lyase → MTDATQPSKTDATNTGALWGGRFADGPSAELAALSRSTQFDWQLAPYDIAGSRAHARALQAAGYLTEDELERMTAGLDRLADAHATGALQPDDSDEDVHGALERLLIADLGPELGGKLRAGRSRNDQIATLGRMHMLDHGRRIGRLVIDLVDAISQQASEHPAAIMPGRTHLQHAQPVLLAHHLLAHAWPLVRDLERLRDWADRASVSPYGAGALAGSSLGLDPATIARELGFARPADNSIDATAARDVVAEFAFVLAQIGIDVSRLAEEVILWNTKEFGFVRLHDAFSTGSSIMPQKKNPDIAELARGKSGRLVGNLTGLLTTLKGLPLAYNRDLQEDKEPVFDSVAQLEVLLPAFTGMVATLTFDTERMAELAPQGFSLATDVAEWLVRQGVPFRDAHEISGALVRYCEEHDLELDEPGDDEYRAVSEHLTPEVRGVLTIEGSVASRAGVGGTAPDRVAEQLAALTRRVHDLAEGAPFTR, encoded by the coding sequence ATGACCGACGCGACGCAGCCCAGCAAGACCGACGCCACGAACACGGGCGCCCTCTGGGGTGGCCGCTTCGCCGACGGCCCCAGCGCCGAACTCGCCGCGCTGTCCCGGTCGACGCAGTTCGACTGGCAGCTCGCCCCGTACGACATCGCCGGGTCGCGTGCCCACGCCCGGGCCCTGCAGGCCGCGGGCTACCTGACCGAGGACGAGCTGGAGCGCATGACCGCCGGCCTCGACCGCCTGGCCGACGCGCACGCGACGGGCGCGTTGCAGCCGGACGACTCCGACGAGGACGTCCACGGTGCCCTCGAGCGCCTGCTCATCGCCGACCTCGGACCGGAACTCGGCGGGAAGCTCCGGGCCGGTCGGAGCCGCAACGACCAGATCGCCACCCTGGGCCGCATGCACATGCTCGACCACGGTCGGCGGATCGGGCGGCTCGTCATCGACCTCGTCGACGCGATCTCCCAGCAGGCCAGCGAGCACCCCGCGGCGATCATGCCCGGTCGCACCCACCTGCAGCACGCCCAGCCGGTGCTCCTCGCTCACCACCTCCTCGCGCACGCCTGGCCGCTCGTCCGCGACCTCGAGCGGCTCCGCGACTGGGCCGACCGTGCGAGCGTCAGCCCCTACGGCGCCGGAGCCCTGGCGGGCAGCTCGCTCGGACTCGACCCGGCGACGATCGCCCGCGAGCTCGGCTTCGCGCGGCCCGCGGACAACTCGATCGACGCCACGGCCGCCCGTGACGTCGTCGCCGAGTTCGCGTTCGTCCTCGCGCAGATCGGCATCGACGTCTCCCGTCTGGCCGAGGAGGTCATCCTCTGGAACACGAAGGAGTTCGGCTTCGTCCGGCTCCACGACGCCTTCTCGACCGGGTCGAGCATCATGCCGCAGAAGAAGAACCCGGACATCGCCGAGCTCGCGCGCGGCAAGTCGGGTCGACTCGTCGGCAACCTCACGGGCCTCCTCACGACGCTCAAGGGCCTCCCGCTCGCGTACAACCGCGACCTGCAGGAGGACAAGGAACCGGTCTTCGACTCGGTCGCCCAGCTCGAGGTGCTGCTCCCGGCCTTCACCGGGATGGTCGCGACGCTGACCTTCGACACCGAGCGGATGGCCGAGCTCGCACCGCAGGGCTTCTCGCTCGCGACCGACGTCGCCGAGTGGCTGGTCCGGCAGGGCGTGCCCTTCCGCGACGCCCACGAGATCTCGGGCGCGCTGGTCCGGTACTGCGAGGAACACGACCTCGAGCTCGACGAGCCAGGCGACGACGAGTACCGCGCCGTGTCCGAGCACCTCACCCCCGAGGTCCGCGGGGTCCTCACGATCGAGGGCAGCGTCGCGTCCCGTGCCGGTGTCGGCGGCACGGCGCCGGACCGCGTCGCGGAGCAGCTCGCCGCCCTGACCCGCCGCGTCCACGACCTGGCCGAGGGCGCACCCTTCACCCGATGA
- a CDS encoding argininosuccinate synthase domain-containing protein produces the protein MTDRIVVACSAGVDPAAAVEHFAVDHEVLALVVDLGGRSREVDAVRDRARVAGAVDALVVDAKTEYADRYVVGAVQANAGGPGRPLVPALRLPVVADHLARTARQLGAVAVAHLTSAPDEVALTTTVAGYDPDLRVLPVPTRVVPVGGTEHDVWGRLVAEPDPEDPWAAVDAAAWARTADPAAQPDPEPDEVTVTFEHGVPVALDGQRFPVLRLLRELDALAGRHGIGRHDLVVDLLDGRKARRLAETPGATALVAAHRDLERITLEREVLRVKDGVDREWADLVEGGRWASGLRRALDAFVEQTQRHVSGDVRLRLHGGVAAVTGRRSEQSLLDFELASGPTSGSPSFADARARPTRTALRRDRAN, from the coding sequence GTGACCGACCGCATCGTCGTCGCCTGCTCCGCCGGTGTGGACCCGGCGGCGGCCGTCGAGCACTTCGCCGTCGACCACGAGGTCCTGGCCCTCGTGGTCGACCTCGGCGGTCGCTCGCGCGAGGTCGACGCGGTGCGCGACCGCGCGCGGGTCGCCGGCGCCGTGGACGCCCTGGTGGTCGACGCGAAGACCGAGTACGCCGACCGGTACGTCGTCGGCGCCGTGCAGGCGAACGCCGGCGGTCCCGGTCGACCGCTGGTGCCGGCGCTGCGTCTGCCGGTCGTCGCCGACCACCTGGCCCGGACGGCGCGGCAGCTCGGTGCCGTCGCGGTCGCGCACCTGACGTCCGCGCCGGACGAGGTGGCCCTCACGACGACGGTCGCCGGGTACGACCCCGACCTCCGGGTCCTCCCGGTGCCGACCAGGGTCGTGCCGGTCGGCGGTACCGAGCACGACGTCTGGGGCCGCCTGGTCGCCGAACCCGATCCCGAGGACCCGTGGGCTGCGGTCGACGCGGCGGCCTGGGCGCGGACCGCGGACCCGGCCGCGCAGCCGGACCCCGAACCCGACGAGGTCACCGTGACCTTCGAGCACGGTGTCCCGGTCGCCCTCGACGGGCAGCGCTTCCCGGTCCTGCGCCTCCTGCGCGAGCTCGACGCCCTCGCCGGCCGCCACGGCATCGGTCGCCACGACCTCGTCGTCGACCTGCTCGACGGCCGCAAGGCCAGGCGCCTCGCCGAGACCCCTGGGGCAACCGCGCTCGTGGCGGCACACCGGGACCTCGAACGCATCACCCTCGAACGCGAGGTGCTACGCGTCAAGGACGGCGTGGACCGCGAGTGGGCGGACCTGGTCGAGGGCGGTCGGTGGGCGAGCGGGCTCCGCCGCGCGCTCGACGCCTTCGTCGAGCAGACGCAGCGGCACGTCTCGGGCGACGTGCGGCTCCGGCTGCACGGCGGGGTCGCCGCCGTCACCGGGCGCCGGTCGGAGCAGAGCCTGCTCGACTTCGAGCTCGCGAGCGGCCCGACCTCCGGGAGCCCGTCGTTCGCGGACGCCCGGGCACGACCGACGCGGACGGCCCTGCGCCGAGACCGCGCGAACTGA
- the argF gene encoding ornithine carbamoyltransferase, protein MTRHFLRDDDLTQAEQSAILDLAARMKGDRWGEKPLAGPQTVAVIFDKSSTRTRVSFHVGISDLGGSPLVITTANSQLGGKETPSDTARVLERMVSAIVWRTYAQSGLEEMAAGTRVPVVNALSDDFHPCQLLADLLTIREHRGTLAGQTVAFVGDGACNMAHSYLLAGATAGMHVRVAAPAAFSPEPRVVADAERRAAETGGSVLVVTDPVAAVAGADVVVTDTWVSMGKEDEKQARLDTFAGYRVDDELMGHAADDAVFMHCLPADRGFEVTAEVIDGPRSIIWDEAENRLHAQKALLAWLLATNATGGPATASAPATASAPATASAPATATAATSPTA, encoded by the coding sequence ATGACCCGCCACTTCCTCCGCGACGACGACCTGACCCAGGCCGAACAGTCCGCGATCCTCGACCTGGCCGCTCGGATGAAGGGTGACCGCTGGGGCGAGAAGCCGCTGGCCGGCCCGCAGACCGTCGCGGTGATCTTCGACAAGTCGTCGACCCGCACGCGGGTGTCCTTCCACGTCGGGATCTCCGACCTCGGCGGGAGCCCCCTCGTGATCACGACGGCGAACAGCCAGCTCGGCGGCAAGGAGACCCCGTCCGACACCGCCCGGGTACTCGAGCGCATGGTGTCCGCGATCGTCTGGCGCACCTACGCCCAGTCCGGGCTCGAGGAGATGGCGGCGGGCACCCGCGTGCCGGTCGTCAACGCGCTGTCGGACGACTTCCACCCGTGCCAGCTCCTGGCGGACCTGCTCACCATCCGTGAGCACCGCGGCACGCTCGCCGGGCAGACCGTCGCCTTCGTCGGCGACGGCGCGTGCAACATGGCGCACTCGTACCTGCTGGCCGGCGCCACCGCGGGCATGCACGTCCGGGTCGCCGCGCCGGCTGCGTTCAGTCCCGAGCCCCGGGTCGTCGCCGACGCCGAGCGTCGTGCCGCCGAGACCGGTGGGTCCGTCCTGGTCGTCACCGATCCGGTCGCCGCCGTCGCCGGGGCTGACGTCGTGGTCACGGACACGTGGGTGTCGATGGGCAAGGAGGACGAGAAGCAGGCGCGACTCGACACCTTCGCGGGGTACCGCGTCGACGACGAGCTGATGGGGCACGCCGCCGACGACGCCGTGTTCATGCACTGCCTGCCGGCGGACCGCGGGTTCGAGGTGACCGCCGAGGTCATCGACGGGCCGCGGAGCATCATCTGGGACGAGGCAGAGAACCGCCTGCACGCGCAGAAGGCCCTGCTCGCCTGGCTCCTGGCCACGAATGCGACGGGCGGACCGGCCACCGCCAGCGCTCCGGCCACCGCCAGCGCTCCGGCCACCGCCAGCGCTCCGGCCACCGCGACCGCAGCGACCAGCCCGACCGCCTGA